The region tatatatatatgttaaagtTATATCTATTActtaagtttatatatatttactaacaagTAACAACTTAtgagtattataaaattcaagattgttttttttttttttttgaagtatataactttatattttactttatattttataacttaagtatatgtatattataagtatgttctaagtatattgtaggtatatatctttaagttatatgtattacttaaattttatatttactaaTAACTCATGAGTATTGTAAAATTCAAGattgtatatttataaatatatataattataactttctattttttaatttaagtagatgtatattataagtatattctaaGTATTTTCTTAACTTAATATTAGTAAGAattgaacacaagtaaatagaagaaagctcaatgagccataatttttattcattaGTTGCAACTAAGTAGTACGAGAATAAAATTACATTGTAAGCACCATTTCGCTAATTTCATCTATATTATATTCATCCATTGGGATATCTTTCATGTCTTCAAATTGGTCTGCTTCACTTGCTATTAAAAGAATTAAGTACATGAcgcaaataaaatttatactttttaTATAAATCACTAATAaccgctctacaagtacttctaggaatgcTCTCAAACATCGGATTATAACTACGTTGTATATAAGTAACAAAACCTGGagccgaaggaaaggaaaatgtttaacaatcataagctaccgtTTTAGCTATCTCTACACggtctttctttttgttgtaactaaaaaaaaattcagtatgTGGGTCTATTGTTCGTTGAGTACCCCCTACAAAACCCGTTCCCTCTACCCAAACGTCCTTATGTTGAGTCAAAAAATAAGTCCTTAGTGAACTTGTTCCCCCATCCTTACTGTTCCTACACTtgaattgaaatacctttttacatatattacatatgaCTATTTCTTTCTCCCTATCTCTAGTCACAAATTTCCAAACTTTAGAGGATGGCATACAAATTTTGTCGgttttttttgtgtttgtgattgtgattgttgtgcTTGTTGTGTATCTCTTATCGGATTTTCCGGTGATTGTGTTTCGTCATCaatgtcatcatcatcaacaacttcatTATAGGTTGGGCCAAATCAATGTTCTAATGCTTCATGATCTAAAATTGGATTATTTTGAGTAATGTCGACTTGGTAACACATATTTGCCTCGGTTTCCAGCACAAATGTTTTCTCCATTCCCCCCACTACTACCGCCTCTTCTAACTCTCTTAGACATAATTAAATCGCAagcaaataaatcacaagaaaataaattgcaagaaaataaattgcgaAAATTAGaaatagagttggaacgaaggtaccaaattgccgaaATAAATTCCGCCAAAATAAATGTTGAATTGAAGGCGTCCGGACTTGCAAATCCACCAACTCTACCAACactttatttttgtataattgcaaaatataaaatagctaataattgagaatttgagagAACTTGCAATTTTAAAGTAGCTAAtaattgagataatttgagatttgagaagagaaaattgatgtggatgaaaataaaatggagaGACATTTGTATAGGAGTGGGAAaggggttaaagtgttaaaaataaaagtttgggCGATTGGGGGATGGAGGGGGccaaaaatcacatttttgaCAGTTGCCAATGGCCATTTCATCAATTTGGACAGTTGGGCAACGACCTAATAACGACTTTAATGgccattaatttaaaaaaaaaataaaaaaataccgATTAACTGGTTGGCCAATCGGTCGGTTCTTGTTAACCTGTTAACCGTTAGTGAAAAATAAACCGTAACCGGCCCGAAATACTACGATTTTCACAACTGACTAATCAGTATACCGGTGCCGGTTTGAATTTTACTAGTTTACTGATTTTAACCGGACTGGCTGCCAGGCTTATGATAGATATATCAATTGATGTTTATTGGAAGTTTCTTGCAGAGATGTTGGTTGAACTGTCAAGAAGAGAGAAAGCAGCTAAAATCAAGCCAGATCCTGATATTGATATCTTCATGAAGGTAAGACAAGTACTAAATGAAGCGCAATATAAACAATACCAAAAATCAGCTGGTATCTATGTATGCAATTTGTTAGTAATTTAAACAAGTAGAAAATTTTCTCTCTTGAAGGCAAATGGTTATAACATTAATTGTTTTGTGACAATGTAGGCAGCGGCAACAGAGGGAGAAAATGCCAATTTTGTTACAGATTATGTTCTTAAAGTAACAAAATTTACGTCCAATAATTTCTCTAAATTTTTTACAATCAAAAGGGGTAAGAAATTTGATAACTAATTATGTGTATTCTGCCTGTAGCTTTTGGGGCTGGATATTTGTTCAGATACTATGGTGGGAGATGAAATGATAAGAGGTATTTCAGGAGGACAAAAGAAGCGTGTGACAACAGGTGAAATGCTCGTTGGACCATCAAAGGCATTTTTCATGGATGAAATCTCAACTGGATTGGATAGTTCCACCACTTACTCGATTGTAAACTCGATAAGGCAATCTATACAAATCTTGAACGGAACTGCTGTGATATCTCTCTTGCAGCCAACACCTGAGACGTATAACTTGTTTGACGATATTATTCTGCTATCGGAAGGGAAAATTGTCTATCAAGGCCCTCGAGAGGATGTACTTAGCTTCTTCGAGTCCATGGGTTTCAAATGCCCAAAAAGAAAAGGCGTGGCCGACTTCTTGCAAGAAGTATGTCTTACATAAACTCCAATTAGTAAGGCTAAGAAGCTTTGATCCATTTTCCCTTCTGACGGTGATATAAATTCCCTGCAGGTAACATCCAAGAAGGATCAACCGCAACACTGGGTAAGGAGGGATGAGACTTACAGGTTTATCACGTCGAAAGAATTTTCTGAGGCATATCAATCATTCCATGTTGGAAGGAAACTCGGGGATGAGCTTGCAGCTTTATATGACAAAAGCAAAAGCCATCCAGCAGCTTTAACAACTCAGAAATATGGTATAGGGAAGAAACAACTCCTAAAGTTCTGCACTGAAAGAGAATTATTGCTAATGAAGAGGAACTCGTTTGTTTACATCTTTAAGTTCACTCAGGTTATGTAACTTAGTcgattaaaaatattaaatgtcCAAGTGTCTGTCTTATCAAATTTGCTTGCAACTACTAATGCCTCGTTGTTTTGATCTGTATTCAGCTTTCAATTATGTCACTCGTGACAATGACCCTCTTTTTTCGAACTAAGATGCCACGCGATACTGTGGAAGATGGAGGAAAATATGCTGGTGCACTCTTTTTTGCTGTCACTATGATTATGTTTAACGGAATGTCTGAGATCGCCTTGACAATTTACAAGCTTCCTGTCTTCTACAAGCAAAGAGACCTTCTctttttcccttcatgggcttatGCAATGCCCTCATGGATACTCAAAATCCCTGTAACAATTCTTGAAGTTGGCATTTGGGTGTTCCTCACTTACTATGTCATCGGATTTGATCCGAGCCCTACAAGGTAAGGGAAGTAAAAGATGATGTAGTACAAAGATCATGTTACCTTCAACAGTTTCCTTTTTCCTATGATTACTAAATGTGAGTCTGATTTTGTAGATTGTTCAAGCATTTCCTGCTACTCATATTTGTAAACCTGATGGCATCTGGATTGTTTCGTTTCATTGGGGCAGCTGGAAGGACCATGGGAGTTGCTAATACATTTGGAACATTTTTTCTACTTTTACAATTCGCTTTGGGTGGATTTGTTCTTTCACGAGGTATATTTGGTGACTTATGTAAATTTAGAGGATTTTTTATTGCTTAAATTGGCAATCATTAACAGTTTATTACTAATGTTGTAGATAATGTGAAGAAATGGTGGCTATGGGGTTATTGGTCTTCACCGATGATGTATTCCATGAATTCAATTCTTGTAAATGAATTTGATGGGAAAAGGTGGAAACAGAATGCACCAATTGGAATTGAGCCACTTGGAGTTGCAGTTGTAAGATCGCGAGGGTTCTTCCCATATGCATACTGGTACTGGATAGGTATCGGCGCACTTATTGGATTCACAATCGTCTTTAACATCTGCTACAATTTTGCACTCGCTTGTCTAAACCGTGAGTATCTCTAGAGTTTCTCCATTTATTTTCCCTAGAAGCGAAAATATTGAATGTTTAGTTGAATATCTACAGCATTTGATAAGCCACAAGCTATGATACTGGAAGACAGTGAAGATGCCAAAACAACTACCACTGAGAAAGAAGTGTCCAATAGCGAGGGTCAGAATAAGAAAAAAGGAATGGTTCTTCCATTTGAACCACATTCCATTACCTTCGATGAAGTTACATACTCTGTTAACATGCCTCAGGTAACTAGCTAGGAATTGTTATGAATAAGAAACTAGTGATGCTAATCCCCCGTTTCAAGAAATATGTTACTTAATTTTTCAATGACACTTGCaggaaatgaaatatcaagGTGTCACTGAAGATAGATTAGTACTTCTAAAGGGTGTAAGTGGAGCATTCAGGCCTGGTGTTTTGACAGCTTTGATGGGAGTTAGTGGCGCTGGAAAAACAACGTTGATGGACGTATTGGCTGGAAGAAAAACAGGAGGATATATTGAGGGTAATATCAAGATTTCTGGCTATCCTAAAACGCAAGAAACTTTTGCACGCATATCTGGATACTGTGAGCAGAATGATAtccactcaccttatgttacagTTCATGAGTCATTAGTATACTCATCTTGGCTGCGTATACCTCACGATGTAGATGAAAAGACCAGAAAGGTTGGCTCTCGCCCAAAAATCAATTAAATACAATAAAGCAGGTTGAAATTGTGTGACATTTCCTGTTTATTATCCTTTTGCAGATATTTGTTGAGGAAGTTATGGACCTTGTGGAGCTTACACCATTAAGATCAGCCTTAGTTGGTTTGCCAGGAGTCAACGGTCTCTCAACCGAGCAACGCAAAAGGTTGACCATTGCAGTGGAACTAGTGGCAAACCCCTCTATCATTTTCATGGATGAACCAACTTCGGGGCTGGATGCAAGGGCTGCTGCAATTGTGATGAGAACTGTTAGGAACACTGTTGATACTGGAAGAACCGTTGTTTGTACCATCCATCAACCTAGTATTGACATTTTTGAAGCCTTTGATGAGGTGATCAATTTAATACCTTTTTGAGCTCAATCAAGCTAATAAAtgtgttttctttctttcccttttgaCATCGAATACTAATATAAACACCACCCTTTGCAGCTATTTCTAATGAAACGAGGAGGACAAGAGATTTATGTTGGTCCATTGGGTCACCATTCTTGCGATTTGATCAGATATTTTGAGGTAAGTTGTCGAAGTGAAAATGAGTGTTCCTTTTTTCGAGTTAATATGATCAAATACTGAACTAATTCCTCTTGTATTCAGTCAATTCCTGGGGTAAGTAAAATACAAGAAGGCTATAATCCAGCAACTTGGATGCTAGAAGTCACAACCCCGGCTCAGGAAATGATGTTGGGGGTTGATTTTGCTGATTTATACAAGAAATCAAATGCTTACACGAGGAATAAAGCGTTGATTACTGAACTGAGCGTGCCTTGCCCCGGTACAAAAGACCTGCATTTCAAAAATCAATACTCACAGCCATTTTGGACCCAATGTATGGCTTGCCTTTGGAAGCAACACTGGTCATACTGGCGTAATCCTACTTATACTGCGGTCAGATTTCTGTTTACAATCTTCATCGCCTTGTCCATCGGGACAATATTCTGGGATCTTGGTACTAAAGTGTAAGTCCCAACAAATGATGAAATAAGAACTTATGTAGTATGGAAAATACTTTTAGTTCTTAATGCAAAAAGCTTGTTGTTTTTGTTACAGAGGTAAGAGCCAAGATCTATTTAACGCTATGGGATCAATGTACGCTCCTGTTTTCTTCATTGGTTTTAAAAATGCGGCATCAGTGATGCCTGTTGTAGCCATTGAGCGTACAGTATTTTATAGAGAAAGAGCTGCTGGAATGTATTCTGGAATTCCTTATGCCTTTGGACAAGTGAGCAAAGGATTTAACTTCTTATAAGCCAATTTCTGATTTAAAAAGTCCTaagttatttatattttgtcTTTCTATCTTGCAGGTTTTTATTGAAATGCCGTATGTATTTATGCAAGCTATTTTCTTTggtgttattgtttatgccatGATTGGATTTGAATGGACAGTAGGCAAGTTCTTTTGGTACTTGTTCATCATGT is a window of Lycium ferocissimum isolate CSIRO_LF1 chromosome 12, AGI_CSIRO_Lferr_CH_V1, whole genome shotgun sequence DNA encoding:
- the LOC132040558 gene encoding pleiotropic drug resistance protein 1-like, producing the protein MEPANLRGSSLRESIIGNSMRGSLSLKMNSINNTMWTNNGVEIFSRSSRVEDDEEALKWAALEKLPTFDRLRKGLLFGSQGASAEIDIHDLGFQDRKKLLERLVKVADEDNEKFLLKLRQRIDRVGIDLPSIEVRYEHLNIEADAYIGSRALPTFTNFMTNFLETMLNSLHILPSRKRKLTILNDVSGIIKPCRMTLLLGPPSSGKTTLLLALAGKLDPALKVNGKVTYNGHEMNEFVPQRTAAYISQYDLHIGEMTVRETLEFSARCQGVGSHYEMLVELSRREKAAKIKPDPDIDIFMKAAATEGENANFVTDYVLKLLGLDICSDTMVGDEMIRGISGGQKKRVTTGEMLVGPSKAFFMDEISTGLDSSTTYSIVNSIRQSIQILNGTAVISLLQPTPETYNLFDDIILLSEGKIVYQGPREDVLSFFESMGFKCPKRKGVADFLQEVTSKKDQPQHWVRRDETYRFITSKEFSEAYQSFHVGRKLGDELAALYDKSKSHPAALTTQKYGIGKKQLLKFCTERELLLMKRNSFVYIFKFTQLSIMSLVTMTLFFRTKMPRDTVEDGGKYAGALFFAVTMIMFNGMSEIALTIYKLPVFYKQRDLLFFPSWAYAMPSWILKIPVTILEVGIWVFLTYYVIGFDPSPTRLFKHFLLLIFVNLMASGLFRFIGAAGRTMGVANTFGTFFLLLQFALGGFVLSRDNVKKWWLWGYWSSPMMYSMNSILVNEFDGKRWKQNAPIGIEPLGVAVVRSRGFFPYAYWYWIGIGALIGFTIVFNICYNFALACLNPFDKPQAMILEDSEDAKTTTTEKEVSNSEGQNKKKGMVLPFEPHSITFDEVTYSVNMPQEMKYQGVTEDRLVLLKGVSGAFRPGVLTALMGVSGAGKTTLMDVLAGRKTGGYIEGNIKISGYPKTQETFARISGYCEQNDIHSPYVTVHESLVYSSWLRIPHDVDEKTRKIFVEEVMDLVELTPLRSALVGLPGVNGLSTEQRKRLTIAVELVANPSIIFMDEPTSGLDARAAAIVMRTVRNTVDTGRTVVCTIHQPSIDIFEAFDELFLMKRGGQEIYVGPLGHHSCDLIRYFESIPGVSKIQEGYNPATWMLEVTTPAQEMMLGVDFADLYKKSNAYTRNKALITELSVPCPGTKDLHFKNQYSQPFWTQCMACLWKQHWSYWRNPTYTAVRFLFTIFIALSIGTIFWDLGTKVGKSQDLFNAMGSMYAPVFFIGFKNAASVMPVVAIERTVFYRERAAGMYSGIPYAFGQVFIEMPYVFMQAIFFGVIVYAMIGFEWTVGKFFWYLFIMYFTLLYFTFYGMMTVAITPNLNVAQIVSIFCYAMWNLFSGFVVPRPLMPIWWRWYYWANPVAWTLYGLLASQFGDLQNKLTNDETVEQFLRRYFGFKHDFLGVVAVVIVAYVVVFAFTFALAIKTFNFQKR